From the genome of Litoribrevibacter albus:
TACCGCTCTCTTTTCCAAAAACTAAATTCTGCCATCAAAGAACAGCAGATTATTAAGTTCATCTACAAAGAAAAAAACTACTCAGATATTCACCCTTACCAAATCAAAAACGCCAATGGCATTTGGTATTTGATGGCCGTAGATGGTGGCAAGATCAAGTCCTTTTCAATATCCAAAATAGATTGCTTGATTATCCATCAAAGTCGCTTCCAAAAGAATGAAGCCTTCAATAAAGAGATTAAGGAACAGGATGGTGTTTGGATTAGCTCTCAACAGATTGAGGTGATCGTTCTTGTTGATAGCAAGGTGGCGGATTATTTCAAACGCAGAGACTTATTACCGAATCAAGTAATTGAACAGGAATTAAAAGATGGTGATTTGAAAGTGAAGTCCACCGTTTATCACCCCAATGAAATTGTGCCGCTGATTAAGTATTGGATGCCACATTTGAGGGTGGTGGGGCCAGGATCGATTTCAAAAAGTGTAAAACTTGATATTCAGCGATATTTAGAAGAATAGTGTTAAAGGAAGAAACAAAAAATGGCAAAGCTAGGACTAGCATTTTCAGGCGGTGGCGGTAAAGGTGCCTACGAGATTGGTGTATGGAAGGCACTTAAAGAATTCGGTATTGATAAGAATGTTGAAGCCGTAGCGGGTACATCTGTCGGTGGGTTAAATGGTGCACTGTTTGTAAATGGTGATTATGACGCCGCTGAATCTCTCTGGCTTAATATTGCACCTGAAAAAATTATGGTACCAAACAAAGATAGTTTGGCTAAGCAGGTTGCCAAGGCGGGCCTTCAAACTTTGGTTCCTGGTATTCCTGGAAAAGCCATATTGGCGATAGATAGAATTACTAATGGTGAAGGTTTTTTTAATCAGTCCGGCCTGTCTGAATTGATTGAAGAGAGTAACGCATGTGATGGTATTCATGAAGACAGTTTACCCTTTCATGTATGTGCATTGAGTACTCCAAAAGGTGAGTTGAAATATCCTTTATTGAACGACAAAAGTTCTAGCACTATCAAAAAGTGGCTTTTGGCCAGTGCGGCGATACCCGTGGTTTTTGATGCGGTTAAGATTAACGGTAAGAACTATTATGACGGTGGAGTCTTACCTGGTAAGTACAGTGATAATACTCCTTACAAGGTGTTGATCGAAGAATATGACTGCACGCATATCATCAATGTTTTTCTTTCAAGAACCCCTGATCTTATAGAAGTTCAAAAAGCTTACCCTGGAATAAACTTCTGGAATATCGTTCCGACCGGAGCCTTTGATGGGGGATTAGCAGCACCGCTAGTATTTACTTCAGAAAATGCAGCCAAACTTATTGATTGTGGTTATCAGGATGTCATTAAAATTCTGGAGCAATTTAAAGCGTTTCAGGATGATGAAGATCGCTATTTAGACGCAGTCTTTGAATTGGGACAATCTAATTCCGACTTTAAAGATCAGATAGAACTTTCCAAAGAACTTCGAGTGAGTGATAGTGACTCAAATATTGAAGAACTCTCTTATGAGGACGTTATCGACGAACTGTCATGTTCGTTGGATGAGCAAGAAAGAGACTTAATCAATGATAAACTCGACGATATTCTTGATGAGATGAAGGATGCATCTTCAGAGTTACTGGACGAAGCGTTCACTTCCATTAGTACGCTTGCTTCTACGGAAGGGCGAATCAATGAACAATATGAAGAAGGCGTCTTTGGTCGCTTACTTAGTTCAGTCACTGAGGTATTTACAGGCACAAAAGCTAAACAGCAAGCAGGCATAAACTGGGATTTGAATCGAGCCATTTATGCCAATCAACAGTTGATTCAGAAACTCAATAAAAAGCAGATGCTATCCATGGAAGTGATGGTGTCCCTTTCGAATAAAACCAACTATTTGTTTACCCATGTAAACCACATTAATGCGAATCTAAAGCTGCTGGAAAGCCAGAGTATTCGTAATCTTCAATTAATGAAGGTGGGTGTTCAGCGTTTAGCAGATGAAACAGCTAAGCAGTTCTCATATCATGATCAACGCCTAGAGAGATTGGAAAGGGCAGACTGGATTGATAACTGGTACCACGAAATAAGAGGCTTACCAAAGACACTTCCTGTAGATGAACTTCTGATGGAAGTTACAACCAGCTTTTACAATGCTACAGGGCGTGATTGGCAGCATGCGGAATTACAGCGCTATGTGAACGCCCTAGATGATTTGGGCATAAAGAATACGAGTCTCACTCCAAGTGATTTACTGTCTAAGACAAATCTGGCGGTTTTTTCTAACAGAGTAGACGTTAAATCCGTGTTCCCTGTTGTTAATAAAAAAGCCTGTTCCCATCCAACCCTAAAAGCCATTCAGGAAGTTTTAGAAGAAGATGCGCTTGACGATGTGCTTCAAGAGATAAATCAAGACTATGCTCTTGATTTAGGCACTGAGTTAAAGGCCAAAGATATTGGTTTGGAGCTTCTTTACAGCTTAAAAGTGAATGATCGACGTACACCGGTTTTGACAACCACGTTGAAGGACAATGAGCTACTGGAGCACTCACACCATGGTAAACAAGCGGAATGCTTGGCTATGCTCAACAAACTAATCGAAGTAAATGATCGATTGGTCGTTAATGAATCCCAAGCAAAAGACCTTAGTTTTCTAAAAGAGGCTGTTGAAACATTTAAGGTTGTAGTACCTATCATTGGTAAGTTCTCAGCGGGTAAGAGTACCTTACTTAACGCCTTCTTAGGCAAAGACTATTTAAGCTGTGCAATCACGCCAGAAACTGCCTTTGCAACTGAACTTCGTTACTCCGAGTCTGAGTATGCAATTGTCCATTTCATGGGGGATATACCTTCTGTCAAACTGTCATTAGACAGCTTCAGATCAACATCATTTGATCATGATGTGTATTTCGCGGAACTCTATATAAATCACACAAAGCTAAAACATCGGTCTGATACGGTGCTGGTTGATATGCCTGGCTTTGACTCAAACAGTCTTGCCCATACTAAAGCCATTTCCCGTTATCTAGAGCGTGGTGATCGCTTCGTTTGCCTGATTCCATCCAATGTACCTTTTGATGCAACCATTATGAATCAGTTGGCTGAAATCGAATACGACTATGGAAAAGACATTTCTGTGTTGATATCCAAGTCTAGCCGTAGATCGCCATCCCAGTTAAATGCGCTTACTGAAGAGCTACGAGATTCCCTTCAATTGAACATTGAAATAAATGATATTGGTCACGTAGAGAGTAAAGGGGCTGAGACTGATATATCGGACTTTGAAAATTTATTGGATATGGCCGCAAAGAATTTCGATCAGCTACTTGGCCAACGCTACTTAACCAACATTGATGAGCTTAAATCAAGGCAAGTTAAAGAAATTGAAGGTTTAATTCAATACGCCTCATCCAATCAGGGGGAGTTGGAGCAAGAAAAACAGTCGTTAGAAGAACAATTCAAGAGCTTAAAAAAATCCGTTGAGAACGGCTTATCCGAAATGGAAATGAATCTGTGCTCGAAAGGTAAAGAGCAGATTGTTGGGCAAGTGCAGCAGGCTCTGAATGAGGCTCAGTCTCAGCTGCTTAATGCAGCAAGAACGAACACGGTAAGTGTGGCTGTTTCTGACATAGTAAGGCCTATTCTTCAGCACGGTTTGAATGAATTAATACAGCAAGAAATGAATAAACTCGAAACCAGCTTAGAGCAAGTATCTGCTGAGTTTACTGGACATGCAGGAATTAATATCAATATCCCACAAGAAGAGAAAAGTAATTTCTCTGTGAAGGGGGCAGTGATTGCGGCTGGTATTGGTTGGGCTGTTGCTGGCCCGCTAGGTGGTGTGATCAGTGGATTGCTTAAAGGGCTTTGGGATACGTTCTTTGGTGGCAATGACGCTCAAGAAAAAGAAGAACAGCTTCGCAATGAAATTCTGAACCGAGTAATACCTCAAATTATTTCCAGTGTTATTCAATTTGTAGAGGGGGAGCTTAGAAAAGCAGCGCAAAACCTTCGTACAGCCGTTATGAACTCATTCTCAGATGAACAAAAACATCACCAGGAAAAGCTTGAGCTATTGATCAAGCAAATGAAAGAAGATCAGGCGAATTATGAAACTAAAGTGGCCTCATATACTGAAGTCTTAAATGAAATTAATC
Proteins encoded in this window:
- a CDS encoding patatin-like phospholipase family protein — its product is MAKLGLAFSGGGGKGAYEIGVWKALKEFGIDKNVEAVAGTSVGGLNGALFVNGDYDAAESLWLNIAPEKIMVPNKDSLAKQVAKAGLQTLVPGIPGKAILAIDRITNGEGFFNQSGLSELIEESNACDGIHEDSLPFHVCALSTPKGELKYPLLNDKSSSTIKKWLLASAAIPVVFDAVKINGKNYYDGGVLPGKYSDNTPYKVLIEEYDCTHIINVFLSRTPDLIEVQKAYPGINFWNIVPTGAFDGGLAAPLVFTSENAAKLIDCGYQDVIKILEQFKAFQDDEDRYLDAVFELGQSNSDFKDQIELSKELRVSDSDSNIEELSYEDVIDELSCSLDEQERDLINDKLDDILDEMKDASSELLDEAFTSISTLASTEGRINEQYEEGVFGRLLSSVTEVFTGTKAKQQAGINWDLNRAIYANQQLIQKLNKKQMLSMEVMVSLSNKTNYLFTHVNHINANLKLLESQSIRNLQLMKVGVQRLADETAKQFSYHDQRLERLERADWIDNWYHEIRGLPKTLPVDELLMEVTTSFYNATGRDWQHAELQRYVNALDDLGIKNTSLTPSDLLSKTNLAVFSNRVDVKSVFPVVNKKACSHPTLKAIQEVLEEDALDDVLQEINQDYALDLGTELKAKDIGLELLYSLKVNDRRTPVLTTTLKDNELLEHSHHGKQAECLAMLNKLIEVNDRLVVNESQAKDLSFLKEAVETFKVVVPIIGKFSAGKSTLLNAFLGKDYLSCAITPETAFATELRYSESEYAIVHFMGDIPSVKLSLDSFRSTSFDHDVYFAELYINHTKLKHRSDTVLVDMPGFDSNSLAHTKAISRYLERGDRFVCLIPSNVPFDATIMNQLAEIEYDYGKDISVLISKSSRRSPSQLNALTEELRDSLQLNIEINDIGHVESKGAETDISDFENLLDMAAKNFDQLLGQRYLTNIDELKSRQVKEIEGLIQYASSNQGELEQEKQSLEEQFKSLKKSVENGLSEMEMNLCSKGKEQIVGQVQQALNEAQSQLLNAARTNTVSVAVSDIVRPILQHGLNELIQQEMNKLETSLEQVSAEFTGHAGININIPQEEKSNFSVKGAVIAAGIGWAVAGPLGGVISGLLKGLWDTFFGGNDAQEKEEQLRNEILNRVIPQIISSVIQFVEGELRKAAQNLRTAVMNSFSDEQKHHQEKLELLIKQMKEDQANYETKVASYTEVLNEINQLQLSGNQLQAIDAMKDQECVGEAIA
- a CDS encoding helix-turn-helix transcriptional regulator, with product MSDMDIGPMESRGEKLAPRLVEIIIKLASGQKFTTAKLAEEFGVDQRTIRRDLNERLSNYVERDSNNNYYITPSLLGKLTTSDFRGLANNAGIGGLYPELTNRFIKELLDQGSETVYDVEGYNYENNQEYRSLFQKLNSAIKEQQIIKFIYKEKNYSDIHPYQIKNANGIWYLMAVDGGKIKSFSISKIDCLIIHQSRFQKNEAFNKEIKEQDGVWISSQQIEVIVLVDSKVADYFKRRDLLPNQVIEQELKDGDLKVKSTVYHPNEIVPLIKYWMPHLRVVGPGSISKSVKLDIQRYLEE